A part of Carassius carassius chromosome 32, fCarCar2.1, whole genome shotgun sequence genomic DNA contains:
- the tfb1m gene encoding dimethyladenosine transferase 1, mitochondrial — MAATQKLSCFRLPPLPTIKEIIKLYNLRAEKQLSQNFLLDMRLTDKIVRQAGNLKDAHVCEVGPGPGGLTRSILKAGAADLLVVEKDTRFIPGLQLLSEAAPGKMRIVHGDILTYRLEKGFPAHIAKTWEDVPPNLHIIGNLPFSVSTPLIIKWLEQMSNRTGCFMFGRTRLTLTFQKEVAERLTASTGSRQRSRLSVMAQYLCTVKNCFTIPGCAFVPKPSVDVGVVHFTPLAQPQIQQPFKLVERIVKNTFQFRRKHCRRGLEMLFPESQRQELTEELLRSADVDPTLRPTEISISEFRALADAYSKLCEGNQGLIDYDFREELKLRHQAKRQLGTVKNCKGHNLHTTVEENVNDSH; from the exons ATGGCAGCTACACAGAAACTGTCCTGTTTTCGGTTACCTCCTCTGCCTACCATAAAGGAGATTATCAAACTATATAATCTGAGAGCAGAGAAACAGCTCTCTCAGAACTTCCTCCTAGACATGAGACTCACAG ATAAGATTGTCCGGCAGGCGGGAAACCTGAAGGATGCGCATGTGTGTGAGGTGGGACCTGGACCTGGGGGCCTCACCAGGTCTATTCTGAAAGCTGGAGCAGCAGACTTACTAGTGGTGGAGAAGGACACACGCTTTATTCCAGGATTACAG CTCTTGTCTGAGGCTGCTCCTGGAAAAATGAGGATAGTACATGGAGATATTCTCACATACAGACTGGAAAAAGGGTTCCCAGCCCACATTGCTAAGACATGGGAAGATG TACCCCCCAACCTGCACATCATTGGAAATCTGCCCTTTAGTGTGTCGACTCCTCTCATTATAAAGTGGCTGGAACAGATGTCGAACAGAACTGGGTGCTTTATGTTTGGACGTACAAGGCTTACACTGACCTTCCAAAAAGAGGTGGCTGAA AGGTTAACAGCCAGCACAGGAAGCCGTCAACGCAGCCGTCTGTCTGTCATGGCTCAGTATCTCTGCACTGTCAAAAACTGTTTCACCATCCCAGGATGTGcctttgttccaaaacctagc GTGGATGTGGGGGTGGTGCACTTCACTCCGCTGGCTCAGCCCCAGATCCAGCAGCCCTTCAAGCTGGTCGAGAGGATTGTCAAGAACACCTTCCAGTTCCGGAGGAAGCACTGCCGCAGAGGGCTTGA gATGCTTTTCCCAGAGTCTCAGCGTCAAGAACTGACGGAAGAGTTGCTGCGCAGTGCTGATGTGGATCCCACACTGCGGCCCACAGAGATCTCTATTTCTGAATTCAGGGCTTTAGCAGACGCCTACAGTAAGCTTTGCGAGGGGAACCAAGGCCTCATCGACTATGACTTCAGAGAAGAACTGAAACTCAGGCATCAGGCAAAGAGACAGTTGGGAACTGTAAAGAACTGTAAAGGACATAACCTTCACACCACAGTAGAGGAAAATGTTAACGACAGCCACTAA
- the LOC132113049 gene encoding claudin-20 yields MASTGTQIFAFVLALLGILGATVATLLPNWKVSADVGSNIITAISQMQGLWMDCTWYSTGMFSCTLKYSVLALPAYLQTARTTMVLSCVLAALGLCLASVGLKCTRWGGGRRAKRHAAMAAGTCFLASGFLCLVPASWYTNEVIVSFLDANVPESNKFEPGGAVYVAFVSSGFLFVGGSIFCLSCPGKRHGHQDLVLLPPDKLLLQQQQQLLQQQQQQDQLQHQYCSLSPLDNKTGYSLQDYV; encoded by the coding sequence ATGGCGTCCACGGGCACGCAGATCTTCGCCTTCGTGCTGGCATTGCTAGGCATCCTAGGTGCCACGGTGGCCACGTTACTGCCTAACTGGAAGGTGAGCGCGGATGTTGGCTCCAACATCATCACTGCCATCTCGCAGATGCAGGGGCTGTGGATGGACTGCACCTGGTACAGCACTGGCATGTTTAGCTGTACCCTAAAATACTCTGTGCTGGCGCTGCCCGCATACCTCCAGACGGCACGCACCACTATGGTGCTCTCCTGTGTGCTGGCAGCGCTGGGATTGTGTTTGGCCTCTGTGGGTTTAAAGTGCACTCGCTGGGGTGGGGGACGGCGTGCTAAACGTCACGCTGCCATGGCCGCCGGCACCTGCTTTCTGGCCTCTGGCTTTCTCTGCCTTGTTCCTGCCTCCTGGTACACAAATGAGGTTATTGTCAGTTTCCTGGACGCCAACGTGCCAGAAAGCAACAAGTTCGAGCCAGGCGGTGCCGTCTATGTAGCGTTCGTCTCATCTGGTTTCCTTTTCGTGGGCGGATCCATTTTCTGTCTGTCCTGCCCGGGGAAGCGACACGGCCACCAGGATTTGGTACTTCTCCCTCCGGACAAACTCctcctgcagcagcagcagcaactgctgcaacaacagcagcaacaggACCAGCTCCAGCACCAGTACTGCTCTCTCTCACCGCTGGATAACAAGACTGGCTACAGCCTGCAGGACTACGTATAG